Sequence from the Chanodichthys erythropterus isolate Z2021 chromosome 12, ASM2448905v1, whole genome shotgun sequence genome:
ACATTCATCGTATTGGCCAACTGGTGAGTAGTTCACAAGTAATCATAAGTATTTGCTGAGGTGATGTGAAATGCTAGCACATATTTGGCTTAAGTAATCGGACatctattaatattattattattattattattattattattattattattattattattattatttacggtcacatagacccttttcacagttTAAGGTTTGGACTGTTAAAGTTAACACCAGCAAGGTAAACTTCATTAGAGGTAAATGGGAGACCATAGCAAatattattttcctgtttgtaCCAAGAGCAAAAGAATAAATCCACTACTGTTTACATGACTTCCAAAAGAGGATATGAAAAGAGGTGGATTCTGGCACTCAGAAGagaaatttaaagggttagttcacccaaaaatgaaaacgatgtcattaattacacaccctcatgtcgttccacacccgtaagaactttgttcacctttggaacacaaattaagatatttttgataagaTCCGCTCAGTAAGGCCTGTATCgacagcaataacactccctttttcaatgacCAGAAAGCTACAAAAAACATCTATAACagctcatgtgactacagtggtttaaaccttaatattataaagctaatagaatactttttgtgtgccaaaaataacaaaatagcaactttattcagcaatatctagtgatgggtgatttcaaaacactgcttcatgaagcttcaaagcttaacgaatcatttgtttcgaatcagtggttcagagcgaatatcaaactgccaaagtcaagtttcaaaacacttaaaaggtaacaaagcctcgtttactgaaaacATGGGATTTtggcactctgaaccactgattcgaaacaaatgattcgttaagctttgaagcttcatgaagcagtattttgaaatcgcccaacactagatattgtggaacaaagtcgctattttgttatttttgtattctcgtcactttataaaattaagcttgaaccactgtagtcacatgaaccgttttaaatatgtttttagtagccttctgtgcattgaaaaagggagtgttattgctggcgatgcaggcctcactgagccattggattttatcaataatgtcttaatttgtgttttgaagacaaggtcttgcgggtgtagaacgacatgagggtgagtaataaatgaaacaattttcatttttgggtgaactaaccctttaatcactGTATTAGGAAACCCCTCacagcacaactttttttttttaattaaaggctGAGGTAAAATTAAGTATAgttatatatgtttattaaataaataaattaaaaaaaattaaaagttggCTACATTTCTTGATTCACATTCTGTGAAAAGTGTTTTTTCTGCATCTGACCAATAAAACGTCACATGATGCATATGGGAGCAAgtttattcttttcttttttgactGACACACTCTCTGTACTTGCAGAACTACGTGCCGAACAATCAGGACATTCTTTATACACACaaataccggagcaaagaagaGGATTATATTGTTCTCCGTGATAGCCCTTTCCTTGTTACAGTATGCTGTTTGAGAGGGCCTTTTTCTCAGATATTTCCTATCATGTGTCCAATCTTCTATGTTATTGGATCCAGTGATTATGACCAAATTTCTGACAAGTACAACTCCCTGGTTCAGTCATTGGATATGTTTAAGACCCTCTACAATAAAAAGATGTTCCTCAACAACAACATCATCCTCTTCTTTAACAAAATGGACCTGCTGGCAGAAAAAGTACAGACTGCAGATATCCGGAAGCATTTTCCTGAGTTCCAAGGTGATCCTCACAGGCTGGAGGATGTACAGGAATTCTTGATTCAAAGTTTTAAAAAGAGGACAGGGAATTACAGCAGGCAGGTTTTCTATCACATGATCACTGCAGTGGACATAGAAAATTTTCGTGATgtgttcaagactgttgaaGACATAGTAATGTGCAGGAACCTCAAAGGATTTCCAATCCTGTAAGACAGGGTTTCCCAAAAGGAGGTTTATGAGTTGCTGAAAAGCTAATGTATCACAATATAGGACAAAAATAATCGCAAAAGTTGTGGAgccctatttttttatttttttcaaataaagtaaaaaaataaaacattacaaaaacactATACAACAACATATTGAACAGACTATACATCATCCTTTATTAAGTGACCCTAAAAAAAGTCTCAAACTGTAACACAAAATATTCTCAATAGCAATCTACTGTATTCTCCTCACTCTGCTGGGCTGCTGAAAGAATGTCCTCCATTAATGATCGGGCCGAATTCACAACATGATCACTACTCAACTTCAACGTCCTCTGCATGTCATCTAGATCGAGTATGTGCAGTATCATAGGTAGGCTAATGTCTTTGATGCAGTGTAGATCACTGTCTGTTCTCTCATCAGATGCTGTTACTCCATTAGTCACACACACAGATCCTTTGGCCTGTTTGTTGAGGTATCTACTCTGCACCTCGTCCCCCCATCTGTTCCCATTTACATTTAAGACAAGAGCGTAATCAAAGTCTGTGCACTCAGATATAAGTGTTCTGAGTTTGAGCAAGAGCGCGCAGGCTTTCTCACACACTGGTCTGTCGCAGTCAAACAAGCAGTTAAACAGCAAGTCAAACAGCCCAAATTCTTTCAGTTTGCTCAAGGCCTGCGTCTTTTCAGAGGAACCAAAGTTCTGGACTGCGTACGGACAGCAGGTCAGTGTCTTCTCCATCAACACTTCTGCTAGCTCCAGTGTGTGCATTTTCACTTCCCAGTCGAAATCGTTGCCTCCCAGTGACAGGACGGAGCTCAGGGACGGGTGCACGGCTGTTACGAGGTGTGATCCTTTCAGCCATGATGTAAAGGCTTTGACCACTGCTCTACGTGGGAAGCCCTCTGTGTCCTGAGAGAGAATGGTCATCATCTGCTTCAAAGCTTCCTCCTAAAGTTCAACAATACATGAAGAACATGAGATTAGTCTGAGAAAGATAATGAAACAAGAATATCAACATGATGTCAAGAGTCAAGATTAttaaacatgttttcaaaagatgtggCTGTCtgcagcataataaaagctccactggTTTTCAGCTCCATCTTGCttaatactacagtaatgttaatgcTCATGAATATGATTTCAGCCTCGGATTCTTTTCTACCgactgtagacgtgaagacaacacctcccatgattccgcgAAATCAAGGTGCCaacaagctatgcctttgttttgaataagcgacctctaatggttaaaattacatattgtgcctttaaaatgaacaatGAGCTATAATTGCACCACTTGACAAGTACACTGAGGTCAGAATGGCCTTCTTCACACTTGTgggccaaaactcatttttagatacatttgagtgaaACACGTTTGGTTTTTGTGGTCCAAACTACTGCTTCTCAGCTCACaattcactgtttttttttgtttttgttttttacaattgTTTATCATGTTTCATTGTACAGCACCATTTTTAAttcttttgatgaaaatatacTTTACATATATATTACTTATCTATATAGTACATAAACTATATACTGATTATGACAGGATCATATGAAACACACATattcttttgacatttttactcTTCAAAAACAGTTGTATTGTATTTTGCAGTGTTATTTTccgtaaatttaaaaaaacatttaaacaataatacattttgttgGTGAGATTGCATTTACCTTTGAGCAACGAAGATGAATTTTCCATTAAAATGCCTATAGCATGCTCATTTACAAGTTTATTACTTGAATTTTGGGGTCTGACAGAAAACATTTACATGAAgtacaaaaaacacatttttcttatactgtacataaatactgtattttttcaCGCTCTGCCTGGAATGCTCCgttttagttcctgtctctttAAAGCCCGCCTCAGTCTGTAGTGATTGGTCAGCCGGTTAAAGCATGTGTTGGAAATGTAACATTTACTATTATCAGGTTTCAGCTCTAGGGCTTCATGAGCAGCTGTAAACAGTATTATATCTATGGTAACTATGGCATTTGTATTGGAAGTCCATACAATTCTTTTTTTGCCCTTGCAGCAGTACTTTTAAATGAAGAGCAGTCATCTGTGCTTTGCCTACAAACCTACAATAAAGAGACCTACACGTCGCTGGTTATTTTGTTCTCTTGCTTTCTTTTATGACAACAACAGCTTTGAAAATGTGGGATTGAGGGAACAGGTCCTACATTGATCAGAAACAAGCAATTTCATCACTTGCTAAGAAAATAATGCAGGACCATCCTAAAGATCATATTTGAAAAACTGGAATTGTAAGATATGAGTAATTGTCTCACCAGCAGGTTGCTGTTGCTCACAAGCACCGTCTCTTGGAAAGAAGAGGTAACTGCCTCCCCGACGGCAGCCACGGCACTAGCTCTTACATAGCCTTCTGCATCTGCCAGTGAAGAGAGAAGAACAGAGACCATCCCGCTGGTGTGGAGAGCTTCAATGAAACCAATGTTACCTGGGAGAAAGAGACAAAAAGTACAATTACATTGAAAAATATCTCTAAAATACTCTGCAGAGCAATAGATGAAATAGTAAAAGCATAATGATAAATATGCTTGTGGTACCGTTGAGGGCAACAGTCAGCTGTGTGATGAACTCTAGTGTGGAGTCTCTCACTTCCCATCGCAAATCACACGTCCGTTTCTCCAATACAGGAAAGAGGTCTGCAGAATACATAT
This genomic interval carries:
- the LOC137032909 gene encoding guanine nucleotide-binding protein subunit alpha-12; this encodes MSRALRNLSECFLPDKSGARKRSREIDAMLKRDWRLGELILVLGSDKSGKTTFLKQMRLVKGAEFNHEERLKFREAIYNNIIRGMTVLVEERKKLGIPWQNSANEMHVMLTETRMNFEPCAFQPYVSAIDSLWKDSGIQEAHRSRTNFELYESVKYYFDNIHRIGQLNYVPNNQDILYTHKYRSKEEDYIVLRDSPFLVTVCCLRGPFSQIFPIMCPIFYVIGSSDYDQISDKYNSLVQSLDMFKTLYNKKMFLNNNIILFFNKMDLLAEKVQTADIRKHFPEFQGDPHRLEDVQEFLIQSFKKRTGNYSRQVFYHMITAVDIENFRDVFKTVEDIVMCRNLKGFPIL